In Candidatus Hydrogenedentota bacterium, the following are encoded in one genomic region:
- a CDS encoding alpha-mannosidase, giving the protein MKQRTGKKRTAHIVSHTHWDREWRFPIWETRLMLLDFMDELVEVLESGKYPGFLMDGQVSPVLDYLEVRPEMAGRVKSLVQADKLQVGPWLYLPDEYPVDGECMVRNLLWGHRRAAELGKVFNVGYTSFGWGQTAQLPQIYAGFGMDVAMIGKRVGKHRAPRCEFLWRGPDGSELLATRFGELGRQNFYFKVHLSALFGVDHEGPEWVYHWADGGVAFHRADPEQMEQDHARVDAPARWFPETITPEMIEAVWDTMRESVLADDRLMMNGCDYTASQPLFPEMVERLNEVDPDPNRQWVHTTMTEYVRLMRRRIVREALTVVEGELRDGPAMAVTGNALTTRLYIKRLNKHAQNMLLRFAEPLSAAAAMAGAPYQDALLRKAWEFLLAAHPHDSINGVTQDKTAQDVADRLNQVVDLSQSLGNRAMQELVRRIDTSAFADGDVLLVAFNPLPYARREVVEAYVNMPADPVSTNWPFMPEALQLFDADGAPLGTQWMGFSRERYCVGEVHTRAFPFECLRHRLFFDTGEVPPGGYKVFRAGTRRDMQGDAAPWSDSLARTHTLLQTPNVLENAHLRVEMQPNGTFDLHAKRLNAVFRGLNYYEDRGEHGDYWINHRPMFDAAHTSLGCAARIWSEEAGPMQATLASEITMTPPRKGNKELQRRGDDEADLTIRTAVTLRADEECVEVNVSFENRHEDHFLRVMFPTGLSGAMFADAGGHFIVDRRPIRPQGPTPDSAWPDMGTLPHNHFVDLSDGALGMAFLNDSLMEYEVLDNAERTVALSLLRAVRNWLCTETRVGSGFPSQKGGQCLGRHDIRYAIYPHAGDWREANVPLAAERFNAPLRLVQTRANKGALPAKQASLFAVDNPALRFSALKKAEDRNTFLLRLYNPTAEPLKGSVTFAAPVKQAWAVSLNERREQPLAVKRNHEIPVEVSPYKIISVEIQTR; this is encoded by the coding sequence ATGAAACAGCGTACCGGCAAGAAACGCACCGCTCATATCGTCTCGCACACGCATTGGGACCGGGAGTGGCGATTCCCCATCTGGGAAACACGACTGATGCTGCTGGATTTCATGGACGAACTGGTGGAGGTGCTCGAATCGGGCAAGTACCCGGGCTTCCTCATGGACGGCCAAGTGTCGCCGGTGCTGGACTACCTCGAAGTGCGGCCCGAAATGGCCGGACGCGTCAAGTCGCTTGTCCAAGCGGACAAGCTCCAGGTCGGGCCGTGGCTCTACCTGCCCGATGAATATCCGGTCGACGGCGAGTGCATGGTGCGCAACCTGCTCTGGGGGCACCGGCGCGCGGCGGAGCTGGGCAAAGTCTTCAACGTGGGTTATACCTCCTTTGGCTGGGGCCAGACGGCGCAACTGCCACAGATTTACGCGGGTTTCGGCATGGACGTCGCGATGATCGGCAAGCGCGTGGGCAAGCACCGCGCGCCGCGATGCGAGTTTCTCTGGCGCGGCCCGGACGGCTCGGAACTGCTGGCGACACGCTTCGGCGAACTGGGCCGTCAGAACTTCTACTTCAAGGTGCATCTCTCCGCGTTGTTCGGCGTAGACCACGAGGGGCCGGAATGGGTCTACCACTGGGCGGACGGCGGCGTCGCGTTCCACCGCGCCGACCCCGAGCAGATGGAGCAAGACCACGCGCGCGTCGACGCGCCCGCGCGCTGGTTTCCGGAAACGATCACGCCGGAGATGATCGAAGCCGTGTGGGACACCATGAGGGAAAGCGTGCTCGCGGACGACCGGCTCATGATGAACGGCTGCGACTACACCGCCAGTCAGCCCCTATTCCCGGAAATGGTTGAGCGCCTTAACGAGGTGGACCCGGACCCCAACCGGCAGTGGGTACACACGACCATGACCGAATACGTGCGCCTGATGCGGCGCCGAATCGTTCGCGAGGCATTGACCGTTGTTGAAGGCGAACTGCGCGACGGCCCAGCGATGGCCGTGACGGGCAACGCGCTCACGACACGGCTCTATATCAAGCGGCTCAACAAGCATGCTCAGAACATGCTGCTGCGTTTCGCCGAACCGCTGAGCGCCGCGGCGGCCATGGCGGGCGCGCCGTATCAGGACGCGCTGCTCCGCAAGGCTTGGGAGTTCCTGCTGGCCGCGCATCCGCATGACTCCATCAACGGCGTAACGCAGGACAAGACGGCGCAGGATGTGGCGGACCGTTTGAACCAGGTTGTGGACTTGTCGCAGTCGCTGGGCAACCGCGCCATGCAGGAACTCGTGCGGCGCATCGACACGTCCGCGTTTGCGGACGGCGACGTGCTGCTGGTCGCGTTCAATCCCCTTCCATACGCGCGGCGCGAGGTGGTCGAGGCCTACGTCAACATGCCCGCCGACCCGGTGAGCACGAATTGGCCGTTCATGCCGGAAGCGTTGCAGTTGTTCGACGCGGACGGCGCGCCGCTGGGCACGCAGTGGATGGGCTTTTCGCGCGAACGGTATTGCGTCGGCGAAGTGCACACGCGCGCATTCCCCTTCGAGTGCCTCCGGCACCGCTTGTTCTTCGACACGGGCGAAGTGCCCCCGGGCGGGTACAAGGTCTTTCGCGCGGGCACGCGCAGGGACATGCAGGGCGACGCCGCGCCTTGGTCGGATTCGCTCGCGCGCACGCACACGCTCTTGCAGACGCCGAATGTTCTCGAAAACGCGCACCTGCGCGTCGAAATGCAGCCGAACGGGACCTTCGACCTGCACGCGAAGCGGCTCAACGCGGTTTTTCGCGGGCTCAACTACTACGAGGACCGCGGCGAGCACGGGGACTACTGGATCAACCATCGCCCCATGTTCGACGCGGCGCACACGTCGCTCGGCTGCGCCGCGCGCATCTGGAGCGAGGAAGCGGGCCCCATGCAGGCCACCCTGGCAAGCGAAATCACGATGACCCCGCCCCGCAAGGGCAACAAGGAGCTGCAACGGCGCGGCGACGACGAAGCGGACCTCACCATCCGCACGGCGGTCACGTTGCGCGCGGACGAAGAGTGCGTCGAGGTCAACGTCTCCTTCGAAAACCGGCACGAGGACCACTTCCTGCGCGTCATGTTTCCGACGGGCCTCTCCGGGGCCATGTTCGCGGACGCGGGCGGCCATTTTATCGTGGACCGCAGGCCTATCCGGCCGCAGGGCCCGACCCCGGACAGCGCGTGGCCCGACATGGGCACGCTGCCGCACAACCATTTTGTGGATTTGAGCGACGGCGCCCTGGGCATGGCGTTTCTCAACGATTCCCTGATGGAATACGAAGTGCTGGACAATGCGGAGCGCACCGTCGCCTTGTCGCTGCTCCGCGCGGTCCGGAACTGGCTATGCACCGAGACGCGCGTCGGCTCCGGGTTCCCGTCGCAAAAGGGCGGGCAGTGCCTGGGCCGCCACGACATCCGTTACGCGATCTATCCGCACGCAGGCGACTGGCGGGAAGCGAATGTGCCTCTGGCAGCGGAGCGGTTCAATGCGCCGCTGCGTCTCGTGCAGACCCGCGCCAACAAAGGCGCGCTGCCCGCGAAACAGGCATCCTTGTTCGCCGTAGACAATCCGGCGTTGCGGTTTTCGGCGCTCAAGAAGGCGGAAGATCGAAACACCTTTTTGCTCCGGCTCTACAACCCCACGGCGGAACCCCTGAAAGGCTCGGTCACGTTCGCGGCGCCTGTGAAACAGGCTTGGGCAGTCAGCCTCAATGAGCGGCGAGAGCAGCCGCTTGCCGTGAAACGCAATCACGAGATACCGGTCGAAGTGAGCCCGTATAAAATCATCTCCGTGGAGATACAAACGCGCTAA
- a CDS encoding radical SAM protein, whose protein sequence is MDTKTNPVLRLAGDEAAAPVAQARQLGPFERLWQRLIRSYVYHVIVHITDRCNLRCKTCFVEFGRNDLTVEQAALLARKLGHIPSLDIGGGEPFLHPRIIEICKQFRFGTVTIPTNGQFADRVVNKARELVAAFPRAVTLAVSIDGFEETNDAVRGPGSFKKALETYRRLREIPDLTVKVNTVVTNRNIDELAAFVRYVRGLAPDYHSLLLLRGDPLAPEEVHLPDATALRLCTPELFRTLRTYTYGNRWNVFARYLKANYQEYMWRVSLRLIEEKRAVFQCKAPHYSKVIYADGTASMCELKPRLANLIGEDADVAEARFRANLDAFEAEHGYCYCTHNCNMAENIMTHPLSVVKIILGILH, encoded by the coding sequence GTGGACACGAAAACGAACCCAGTCCTGCGCCTTGCCGGAGACGAGGCGGCGGCGCCCGTGGCGCAGGCGCGGCAGTTGGGGCCGTTCGAGCGGCTATGGCAACGCCTGATACGCTCGTATGTATATCACGTCATCGTGCATATCACGGACCGCTGCAATCTGCGGTGCAAAACCTGTTTCGTTGAATTCGGGCGTAACGACCTCACGGTCGAACAGGCAGCACTGCTCGCACGGAAACTGGGACACATCCCCTCGTTGGACATCGGCGGCGGCGAACCGTTTCTCCATCCGAGAATAATCGAAATCTGCAAGCAATTCCGCTTCGGAACGGTCACCATCCCGACAAACGGTCAATTTGCGGACCGGGTCGTGAACAAGGCGCGCGAACTGGTCGCAGCTTTCCCACGCGCTGTAACGCTTGCGGTATCCATCGACGGTTTCGAGGAAACCAACGACGCCGTTCGCGGCCCGGGCAGCTTCAAGAAGGCCCTGGAAACATATCGCCGCCTGCGCGAGATACCAGACCTCACCGTGAAGGTCAATACGGTGGTCACGAACCGGAACATCGACGAACTGGCCGCGTTTGTGCGCTATGTACGCGGGCTCGCGCCGGATTATCACTCGCTGCTACTGCTGCGAGGCGACCCGCTGGCCCCGGAGGAGGTGCATCTGCCTGACGCGACTGCGTTGCGCCTCTGCACGCCGGAACTCTTCCGCACTCTGCGCACCTACACGTACGGCAATCGCTGGAACGTATTCGCGCGCTACCTGAAGGCCAACTACCAGGAGTATATGTGGCGCGTTTCGCTGCGGCTGATTGAGGAAAAACGCGCCGTGTTCCAGTGCAAGGCGCCCCATTACAGCAAAGTCATCTACGCGGATGGCACGGCATCGATGTGCGAATTGAAGCCGAGACTCGCAAACCTAATCGGCGAGGATGCAGATGTTGCCGAAGCGCGATTCCGCGCGAATCTCGATGCCTTCGAGGCGGAGCATGGCTACTGCTATTGCACCCACAACTGCAACATGGCCGAAAACATCATGACTCATCCGCTCTCGGTCGTGAAAATCATCCTTGGAATCCTCCACTGA